GCTCAGCTCTAACCTGCCGGCAATGATTTGTGGAAATGCACGATTAACCATCCGGCGTCACCTTTTTCAAAAGCCCACGTGCACCGGATCGGCAACTCGACCGGGTTATCCGCCATTTTTGCCTTCAAGGTCCACAAACATCTGGCCCAGGCCATCTTGCCGTCAGCCGAAACATATATTTTCAGACCGCTCGTAGATATCTTCGTATCCGAAAGTAATTCGT
The sequence above is a segment of the candidate division WOR-3 bacterium genome. Coding sequences within it:
- a CDS encoding nuclear transport factor 2 family protein translates to ELLSDTKISTSGLKIYVSADGKMAWARCLWTLKAKMADNPVELPIRCTWAFEKGDAGWLIVHFHKSLPAG